GTTATTAACGAGCGTCCTATTGCAAAAAGAATATCGATACCGTAAAAAAATCATTAGCGACTACGATTGTTTTTTTTCTTCCTTTCTACAGTGTTCTCGTATAAAGCTCCCTCAGATAGAGGCCCCTTTCCTTAAAGCAGAAAAGATTTTCTGCCAGCGATCGAGTCAATTAGCCTCCTACTCTCACTTTCTAGCTTCGACGTCCTTTCTTGCAGGAGATAGACAAAAAGGCTCTTTGTACAACAACGTAGCGTATAACAACGCTTCCATGCTGTTTAATGCACCCAAAATTGCAGCCTTACAGAACAACATCATCCTTGCTCAAACTCAAGAAAACTTCTCCGAGGCCCTTCAACTAACTAAACAACTACTGCAGGACTTGTCCAAAGATAAAAGCTCCTACCCGCACCTCTACTTCTGTTCCTTGCTGCGCGCCGCTTACCTAAGCAATAAAGCAGGAGTCGACGCCAGAAACTTCAAAAAAGAAATAAAGAATCACCCTCTGTACAGTTCTTATTGTAGTTTCTTGGATCAAAAATATTGGAAGTTTGCCAATTACATGGAAAGTCTCTAGGAATATGCACATTGTTCTAGCTTATCGAAGAGTGTCTTTCTCTTCCAATCCCAGATACCTGGAGGCTTTGAAACAGCAACTGCTGTTCTGCAAAGAGCATTTTTCTTCGCTTACGTCAACCTCTTCTTTTCAACGCAAACAACGATTCTTCTCTTGCTTGCCAAATGAGATCTCCGTAACTTTTGATCATGCCTCAGCAGACTTTTACTTTTCTATATTCCCTTTCCTTCGCACACACGAAATCCCAGCCACAGTAGGTGTAGCTTGGAGATACATACCCCCTGATCATCTGGCAGAAAACTGCTCCCCATCAACCCGGATCAATATTCCTGAATCTTTGTCATTTCAAGACGAAATATTCTCTTCTTTCGCCCCCTTTTGCTCTCCTTGCGAACTATCTCAGCTAGCCGCTGCGCCTAACATTTTTCTAGCTTCTCACGGAATCGGGGTCCGCAACTTGATTCACACACCCCCTTATCTTCACGGAGAGGTTATCCTCTCGAAAAGAAACTTAGAAAAACTATTACAAATTCCTGTCTCATCTTTTATATACCCTTTCGGGAGATATGACTCTCACGTAGATAAGTTGGTACGCCAACACTACAAAACATCTTTTATACTTGGCAATACTTGGAATACTTCTCCTAAAAAGCACTTAGTTTACAGGATGGAAATGCGCTCAGTGGAAGACATAGAAGCTTTTCTGTCCATTAGAACTCGCGTATCTTGCATACGCAATTGGATCAAGGCCCTTTCCTCCAACCTCATAAGAAAAGTTTCAAAGCAATCCTCAAAAACTCTTTAGGAAAGAAATGCCAATAATTCCTCAAAAGTCCTAAGAAAAGTCTCTATATCTTCATCGTCATTGTAAAGACCCAAGGATACCCTCAACATCTGAGGAACTCCCCACCTACGCATTGCTGGCTGTGCGCACAAATGACCCGTTCGCACAGAAATTCCTCGAGCATCTAAAAGCGCTCCCATGTCCATTGGGTGCACCTTATCCATAGTTATACTGATTAGAGATCCTCGAGGAACTCCCTTACCTGGACCTACAACAGTTACCCCAGGTATTGCGAGCAAAGTTTCTAAAATTCTCTGGGTAAGCAAAGATTCTTTCTCAGAAATTTTTTTTAAACCTAAGGCACCTAGGTACTCCACGGCCTTGCCCATGCCTATCACTTCAGCTATAGGGGGAGTCCCTGCTTCAAATTTTAAAGGAGCAGGCTGAAAAAGAGTATCTTCCGACGCATAAACATCTACCATATCTCCCCCTCCAAAAACTGGAGGTAAAATTTCCAATAAACTTCTCTTTCCATAAAGAACACCCACTCCTGTGGGACCATACATCTTGTGACTAGAAAAAGTCATGAAATCCACATCTATCATCCGCACGTCTATAGATTGATGTGCAATGGATTGAGCTGCATCAAGACAAAGTAAAGAGTCATAACGACGGACAAGAGAAACAATCTCTGCCAAAGGCTGGATGGCTCCAGATACATTGCTAACATGGGCTATACTAACAAGAGCCGCACCCTGCCTAAGTAAAGATTCTAAGTGATCCAAACGAATAATCCCTTGTTCGTCCACCTGCACCTTAGCAACAGAGTGTCCAACCCTCTTGGCCGCTAATTCCCAGGAAAGAACATTTGCATGATGTTCGACTTCTGATACAACTACAGGGCCTTTTTTACTCAAGAAAGAATCATTGAAGGCTATAGCCAATTGATTTAACCCCGCAGTACAACCTCCAGTAAAAACAACCTCTTCAGAAAATTCAGCGTTGATAAAATCTTTAACCCTATCTCGAACTCTGGAATAAGCCTCTGTAACTGAAGAGGAAGCTTGATATATCCCTCGATATACCGTTCCATAATAGCACGAATAAAATCGAGACATCTCCTCTATTACGCATGAAGGCTTGTGCGTGGTGGCTGCAGAATCTAAATACACACATGAGGAAGACTGCTCTTCCCTTTGGTGAAAAATAGGAAAATCTGCTTTCCCTAAAGAAGGCTGTAAAACCTTTTCCCCGTCCCTAATCAAAACAAGCACCTTCTGGTTTCGGATGCAGAAAACCTTCCAAAAATACCTCCTTGGCCCTATCTTCCGAGATCCCCCGAGATCTCATAAAAAAAATAACACTCTCGTCAGGCTTCCCTACCGTAGCGCCATGAGACGCTTTTACGTTATCTGTAAAAATTTGAAGTCTTGGAATAGTAACAACAGATGCTGACTCTTCTAGCAGTAAACTATCATGTTTTTGATAAGCCTCTGAGGCTTCACAATCAGGATCTATTACAATATCTCCTTCAAAAGAAAAACTAGATCCCTCACGCAAAAGAGATTTTATAGTCTGCCTAGAACCTGTTTCTGCCGCCTTGTGAAGCATTGCCACCTTTAAAAAAAGCTTTTTAGGATCTTTAACGGATCCCAAAACTTCAGCGTAAGCTCGAGATCCCAGTAATTGATACCTACAATCAAGAACTCCCGAAGAGAAATTGTTTTCTCGAGAGCAAACGTAAGTTAAAATTGAGGACCTCTCTTGCATTAAAGCCGAAACGGACCAAATCTGAGAGGATTCATTAGCTAAACAAACTTCAAAGGACCCTAAAATATTTGTCGAATAGATTTCGCTGCCAAAATACAAATCAACCACTGAAAGCCTGTCAGCAACAATATTTAATACCCCGCTAATTATACTGTTAGAGCCAGACAACACCTTCCCCCTGCCTAGGAATATCTCTACAGGAAGGACATTAAGGGCAGCCGATGCTTTTGTGGATAACGCTACAGTAACAGCAGGAAGAGCTATGCTCTTCTTGTTGTTAGAGGGAGTTTCTAAGACAATATTTCTGATAATTATAGGGTCTTTAATCACATGTTCCTCAGGGATGTAAAGGAAAGCTGCCTCATCCAGAAAACTAGCGTTCAAGCAGTGAACAGGGCTCTTAATGTTCGTTAACCCTTCTTTATGCAACTGAAAAAAACTTTGATAAAACCCCCTAGCCTCTTTCATAGACAAAAGCAAACAACCCTCAGGAATATTGGATAAGAGAGGTTCAAACGATCCATTGACAAAAGTGCAACTCCAGCCAGGAAGCCGATTTATTCGCCCTTCCTGTATAAGCTCCGCAAGTTCTCCCTTGTTTAAGAAGCTTCGAAGATACCCCTCATCATCGCTAATATCACAAACTTTCACCCAAGAAATGCTACGCAAACAATTCTTGTACTCTTCATTCTCCAAGTACTGACTAGTTTCAAATTGTCTTTTAGTTATTTCCTTAGGTAGGGATAATACTTGTGTCATGCCAGTGTTCCCTCTTCTAATCGAAGCATTTCTTTTTCATCAAAGATGGCATCGTACCCCCGCTGCTCCAGCTGATGAACCATTCTGGCATCTCCTGAATAAACGACTTTACCTCGACCAAGAAGATGGACATAAGTAGGATTTAGCAGAGATACTATTTTCGGATTATGCGTGATAACACACAAAGAGGATGCCGCATGTATGCCCATATACTTTTTAACGGCGTTACAGATAAATTGTAGAGCATCAATATCCAGACCAGAGTCGGGTTCATCTAAAATCGCTAGTCTTGGCTCCAAAACCAACATTTGCAAAATTTCATTTTTCTTTCGCTCACCACCAGAAAACCCTTCATTAACAGAACGTTGCATGAGAGACCCATCAGGAATAAACTCATAACGTGCACAGGTCTCTGCCAAAAAACGCTTAAACTCGTCTGCGTCCAATTTACTTCGTCCCCTAGCTTCAGCACAAGCATTGTATGCTTCCCTTAAAAAAAATTCGTTAGCAACACCAGGAATTTCTGGTGGTTGCTGAAAACCCACGAATATGCCTTTCCGAGCTCGCTCTTCAGGATCAGCTTCTGAAATATCCTCTCCATAAAAAGTAATTTTACCAGAAACAACCTGGACTGAACTCTCTCCAGACAACACCTTCGTTAACGTAGACTTCCCAGCCCCGTTAGGGCCCATAATGATATGAATCTCTCCAGGAGCGATTTCTAAAGATAAATCTTTAAGAATATCTACACCCTCATAACTCGCTTGGAGATGCTTTATTTCCAACATGTTAGCCCACACTGTTTTCTAATTTAAGTAGCAATAATTTTTTCGACTCTTCCGCAAACTCCAGAGGCAACTCGCGAAAAATTTTCTCACAAAAACCATTAATAACTAATCCTATAGCGTCCTCTGCACTCAATCCCCGACTCCGCAAATAAAATAATTGATCCTGTCGAAGTCTAGAAGTTGTTGCTTCGTGTTCCACGGAAGCTGTGCTGTTTTTTACCTCTATGGAAGGAAATGTATGGGCTCCACACTGGGTCCCTACAAGCATGGAATCGCATTGTGTGTAGTTATGCACATACGCGGCCCCTGGAGCCACCATTACTTGACTACGAAAAGTATTTTGTGAACGATCTGCAGATATCCCTTTGGACACTATCGTAGAGGAAGAATTTTTGCCTATATGAATCATTTTCGTCCCCGTGTCGGCCTGCATCCTGCCCCCGGTCAGAGCTACGGAGTAAAATTCTCCTATACTATGTTCTCCCTTCAAAATACAGCTTGGATATTTCCAAGTAATCGCCGCACCCGCTTCCACTTGAGTCCACGATATTTGAGACCTAACCCCTTCACATAATCCTCGCTTCGTAACAAAATTGTAAACACCTCCCTTACCAGTTTTCCGATCCCCAGCGTACCAATTTTGTACTGTAGAGTATTTAATGCGCGCCCTAGATTTTGCTACCAACTCAACAACCGCAGCATGCAACTGGTTAGAAGAATAGGAAGGAGCCGTACAACCTTCCAGATAACTGACAAAAGAATCCTCCTCTGCAACAATCAATGTTCTCTCGAATTGTCCAGACTCCTTATCGTTGATGCGAAAATACGTAGAGATTTCCATAGGACAAGAAACTCCTTTGGGGACATACACAAAAGACCCATCCGTAAACACCGCTGCATTAAGTGCTGCAAAAAAATTATCTCGATAAGAAACTACACTGCCTAAATATTTTCTTATCAAATCAGGGTGATTCTGGACGGCTTCGGAAAATGAACAAAAAATAACACCCGCTCGTTCCAAAGTCTCCTTGAAAGTTGTTCCTATGGATACGGAGTCAAAAACCAAATCTACAGCAACATTCAGTAGACGCTTTTGTTCATCAACGGGAATCCCCAACTTTTTAAACGTTTCTAAAACCTCTGGGTCTGCATCTTCTAATCGTCCTAACTTGCCCTTGGTCTTGGGAGCCGTAAAATACACTATATCTTGATAATCAATACCATCCCTAACCAGATTAGCCCATGCAGGCTCCCGTAATCCCTGCCAATAGCGGAAAGCTTTAAGACGAAAATCCGTAATAAAGCCCGGCTCCTGGCGAAGCGCTGAAATCTTCTCGACCATCTCCGCTGAAAGTCCTTTT
This sequence is a window from Chlamydiifrater volucris. Protein-coding genes within it:
- a CDS encoding polysaccharide deacetylase family protein; this encodes MHIVLAYRRVSFSSNPRYLEALKQQLLFCKEHFSSLTSTSSFQRKQRFFSCLPNEISVTFDHASADFYFSIFPFLRTHEIPATVGVAWRYIPPDHLAENCSPSTRINIPESLSFQDEIFSSFAPFCSPCELSQLAAAPNIFLASHGIGVRNLIHTPPYLHGEVILSKRNLEKLLQIPVSSFIYPFGRYDSHVDKLVRQHYKTSFILGNTWNTSPKKHLVYRMEMRSVEDIEAFLSIRTRVSCIRNWIKALSSNLIRKVSKQSSKTL
- a CDS encoding SufS family cysteine desulfurase translates to MRDGEKVLQPSLGKADFPIFHQREEQSSSCVYLDSAATTHKPSCVIEEMSRFYSCYYGTVYRGIYQASSSVTEAYSRVRDRVKDFINAEFSEEVVFTGGCTAGLNQLAIAFNDSFLSKKGPVVVSEVEHHANVLSWELAAKRVGHSVAKVQVDEQGIIRLDHLESLLRQGAALVSIAHVSNVSGAIQPLAEIVSLVRRYDSLLCLDAAQSIAHQSIDVRMIDVDFMTFSSHKMYGPTGVGVLYGKRSLLEILPPVFGGGDMVDVYASEDTLFQPAPLKFEAGTPPIAEVIGMGKAVEYLGALGLKKISEKESLLTQRILETLLAIPGVTVVGPGKGVPRGSLISITMDKVHPMDMGALLDARGISVRTGHLCAQPAMRRWGVPQMLRVSLGLYNDDEDIETFLRTFEELLAFLS
- a CDS encoding SufD family Fe-S cluster assembly protein; protein product: MTQVLSLPKEITKRQFETSQYLENEEYKNCLRSISWVKVCDISDDEGYLRSFLNKGELAELIQEGRINRLPGWSCTFVNGSFEPLLSNIPEGCLLLSMKEARGFYQSFFQLHKEGLTNIKSPVHCLNASFLDEAAFLYIPEEHVIKDPIIIRNIVLETPSNNKKSIALPAVTVALSTKASAALNVLPVEIFLGRGKVLSGSNSIISGVLNIVADRLSVVDLYFGSEIYSTNILGSFEVCLANESSQIWSVSALMQERSSILTYVCSRENNFSSGVLDCRYQLLGSRAYAEVLGSVKDPKKLFLKVAMLHKAAETGSRQTIKSLLREGSSFSFEGDIVIDPDCEASEAYQKHDSLLLEESASVVTIPRLQIFTDNVKASHGATVGKPDESVIFFMRSRGISEDRAKEVFLEGFLHPKPEGACFD
- the sufC gene encoding Fe-S cluster assembly ATPase SufC, whose amino-acid sequence is MWANMLEIKHLQASYEGVDILKDLSLEIAPGEIHIIMGPNGAGKSTLTKVLSGESSVQVVSGKITFYGEDISEADPEERARKGIFVGFQQPPEIPGVANEFFLREAYNACAEARGRSKLDADEFKRFLAETCARYEFIPDGSLMQRSVNEGFSGGERKKNEILQMLVLEPRLAILDEPDSGLDIDALQFICNAVKKYMGIHAASSLCVITHNPKIVSLLNPTYVHLLGRGKVVYSGDARMVHQLEQRGYDAIFDEKEMLRLEEGTLA
- the sufB gene encoding Fe-S cluster assembly protein SufB, with the protein product MSEQDINAILKEREEYRYGFSTAVETESLGKGLSAEMVEKISALRQEPGFITDFRLKAFRYWQGLREPAWANLVRDGIDYQDIVYFTAPKTKGKLGRLEDADPEVLETFKKLGIPVDEQKRLLNVAVDLVFDSVSIGTTFKETLERAGVIFCSFSEAVQNHPDLIRKYLGSVVSYRDNFFAALNAAVFTDGSFVYVPKGVSCPMEISTYFRINDKESGQFERTLIVAEEDSFVSYLEGCTAPSYSSNQLHAAVVELVAKSRARIKYSTVQNWYAGDRKTGKGGVYNFVTKRGLCEGVRSQISWTQVEAGAAITWKYPSCILKGEHSIGEFYSVALTGGRMQADTGTKMIHIGKNSSSTIVSKGISADRSQNTFRSQVMVAPGAAYVHNYTQCDSMLVGTQCGAHTFPSIEVKNSTASVEHEATTSRLRQDQLFYLRSRGLSAEDAIGLVINGFCEKIFRELPLEFAEESKKLLLLKLENSVG